A part of Carettochelys insculpta isolate YL-2023 chromosome 1, ASM3395843v1, whole genome shotgun sequence genomic DNA contains:
- the CBLL1 gene encoding E3 ubiquitin-protein ligase Hakai isoform X3, with protein sequence MNRMASKAQAGDEEEFDYNEEERYECKGADMFGNQRRFPGHIFWDFKINLLGEKDDTPVHFCDKCGLPIKLYGRMIPCKHVFCYDCAILHEKKGDKMCPGCNDPVQRIEQCVRGSLFMCSIVQGCKRTYLSQRDLQAHINHRHMRAGKPVTRPPLEPVHPPIAPPPAEIPERFIMPPDKHHLSHIPPKQHLMMPPPPLQHVQHEHYNQPHEDIRAPPAEMSMAPPPPRSVSQDTFRISTRKHSNLITVPIQDDSNSGAREPPPPAPAPAHHHPEYQGQPVVSHPHHIMPPQQHYAPPPPPPPPISHPMQHPPQTAGTPHMVYSQAPPPPMTSAPPPITPPPGHIIAQMPPYMNHPPPGPPPPQHGGPPVNVSAPPPHHYNPNSLPQFSEDQGTLSPPFTQPGGMSPGIWPAPRGPPPPPRMQGPPSQAPLPGPHHPDQARYRPYYQ encoded by the exons aaGAATTTGATTATAATGAAGAGGAAAGATATGAGTGCAAAGGAGCTGACATGTTTGGGAATCAAAGAAGATTCCCTGGACACATCTTTTGGGACTTTAAG ATAAACTTGCTGGGAGAAAAGGATGATACCCCAGTCCATTTCTGTGACAAGTGTGGATTGCCTATCAAATTGTATGGGCGCATG ATACCTTGCAAGCATGTGTTCTGCTATGACTGTGCTATACTACATGAGAAGAAGGGTGACAAGATGTGCCCAGG ctGTAATGATCCTGTGCAGCGAATCGAGCAATGTGTGCGAGGGTCTCTCTTCATGTGTAGCATTGTTCAAGGGTGCAAGAGAACGTATTTGTCTCAGAGAGACTTACAGGCTCACATCAACCATCGTCATATGAGAGCTGGAAAACCTGTTACTCGTCCTCCTCTTGAACCTGTGCATCCTCCTatcgccccacctcctgctgaaATTCCTGAGCGTTTCATAATGCCACCTGATAAACATCATTTGAGTCATATTCCACCAAAGCAGCACCTCATGATGCCACCACCTCCTTTACAGCATGTGCAACACGAGCATTATAACCAACCACATGAGGACATTCGTGCACCCCCAGCGGAGATGTCAATGGCTCCACCACCACCTCGCTCGGTCAGTCAGGATACGTTTCGTATTTCCACAAGAAAACACAGCAATTTAATAACTGTCCCTATTCAGGATGATTCAAATTCAGGTGCTCGAGAaccacctccaccagccccagcacctgctCATCATCATCCTGAATATCAGGGCCAACCAGTGGTGTCCCATCCTCATCATATTATGCCTCCACAGCAACATTACGCACCacccccgccaccaccaccaccaataaGCCATCCAATGCAACATCCTCCCCAGACAGCAGGTACTCCTCATATGGTTTATAGCcaagctcctcctccaccgatgaCCTCTGCACCACCACCAATAACCCCTCCCCCTGGACACATAATTGCCCAAATGCCACCATATATGAATCATCCTCCTCCAGGACCTCCCCCGCCTCAACATGGTGGCCCACCTGTAAATGTAAGTGCACCCCCTCCCCATCACTATAATCCTAACTCTTTGCCACAGTTCAGTGAAGATCAAGGAACTCTCAGCCCTCCTTTTACACAGCCTGGGGGAATGAGTCCAGGGATATGGCCAGCTCCAAGAGGgcctcctccacccccaagaATGCAAGGTCCACCTTCTCAAGCCCCACTTCCTGGACCACACCACCCAGATCAAGCCAGATATAGACCATACTACCAGTGA